A single Spiroplasma floricola 23-6 DNA region contains:
- a CDS encoding acetyltransferase: MKKTDIKNNLSENKPKKGFFKKIFNSKEGQKKVLSIIKTKKINNLYFYTDVNNVLLILENGIRLLKDQKLRKDEEYTVWTYLENENSIGLEFDSSTRAHFWKWASESKVDIEKITVIGIDPEKLAKLSKNDWAMDDVKNIVYVYETIPLDAIDFIMIKDKSNLKRIQTYVEANDIQIDVFYGETGNVDTKKERK, translated from the coding sequence ATGAAAAAAACAGATATAAAAAATAATTTAAGTGAAAATAAACCAAAAAAAGGTTTTTTTAAAAAAATCTTTAATAGTAAAGAAGGACAAAAAAAAGTTTTATCAATTATTAAAACTAAAAAAATTAATAATCTTTATTTTTATACAGACGTAAATAATGTTTTATTAATTTTAGAAAATGGTATTAGACTTTTAAAAGATCAAAAATTAAGAAAAGATGAAGAATATACTGTATGAACATATTTGGAAAATGAAAATTCAATAGGATTAGAATTTGACAGTTCTACAAGAGCTCATTTCTGAAAGTGAGCAAGTGAATCAAAAGTTGATATAGAAAAAATAACAGTTATTGGAATTGATCCTGAAAAATTAGCTAAATTATCAAAAAATGACTGAGCAATGGATGACGTAAAAAATATAGTTTATGTATATGAAACAATACCATTAGATGCTATTGATTTTATTATGATTAAAGATAAGTCAAATTTGAAAAGAATTCAAACATATGTTGAAGCAAATGATATTCAAATTGATGTATTTTATGGTGAAACAGGAAATGTAGATACAAAAAAGGAGAGAAAATAA
- the proS gene encoding proline--tRNA ligase, translating into MANKMEKITSRDVDFSQWYTDVVKNAGLMDYGPVKGTMIFKPHGYAIWEQIQKFADKEFKDLEVQNVYFPLLIPEKLFLAEKEHVEGFAPELATVTKVGNKDLGENLFIRPTSEVIIADFLSREIKSYRDLPVKYNQWANVMRWEKTTRPFLRSSEFLWQEGHTFHSSKLEARQMTLDILEVYKKIANEILLLPVVAGRKTEREKFAGAQETYTIESLMYDGQSLQSGTSHYFGDNFAKAFNIKFQNKDQKEENAYSSSWGISTRLIGAIIMTHSDDFGLVLPSKVAPIQVSIIAINNSDEVMNVSNDLKTKLSSNYRVQLDKTDKSFGFKISEAEIKGVPIRIEVGPRDLKDGVVTISRRDLRNKVQVKLEEVENYIEKEIIEYDKNLYNKALENRKNKTFKANTLEEYRAIIDKTPGFVLVPFCGDIECENDIKQKTSTNSRCIPENEKQVKSKCFNCNKDSELMVYFARAY; encoded by the coding sequence ATGGCTAATAAAATGGAAAAAATAACATCAAGAGATGTAGATTTTAGTCAATGATATACAGATGTAGTTAAAAATGCAGGATTAATGGATTATGGGCCAGTAAAAGGAACAATGATTTTTAAACCTCACGGTTATGCAATTTGAGAACAAATTCAAAAATTTGCAGATAAAGAGTTTAAAGATTTAGAAGTTCAAAATGTATATTTTCCTCTTTTAATCCCTGAAAAATTATTTTTAGCAGAAAAAGAACATGTTGAGGGATTTGCACCAGAATTAGCAACTGTAACAAAAGTTGGAAATAAAGATTTGGGAGAAAATTTATTTATTAGACCAACAAGTGAAGTTATTATTGCAGATTTTTTGTCAAGAGAAATTAAATCATACAGAGATTTGCCTGTTAAATATAACCAATGAGCCAATGTTATGAGATGAGAAAAAACAACTAGACCATTTTTAAGAAGTAGTGAATTTTTATGACAAGAAGGTCACACTTTTCACTCATCAAAACTAGAAGCAAGACAAATGACTTTAGATATATTAGAAGTTTACAAAAAAATAGCAAATGAAATTTTATTATTACCAGTTGTTGCTGGAAGAAAAACTGAAAGAGAAAAATTTGCAGGAGCTCAAGAAACTTATACTATTGAATCACTAATGTATGATGGTCAATCATTGCAATCAGGAACAAGCCACTATTTTGGAGATAATTTTGCCAAAGCATTTAATATTAAATTTCAAAATAAAGATCAAAAAGAAGAAAATGCTTATTCATCAAGTTGAGGTATATCAACTAGATTAATTGGTGCAATTATTATGACTCATTCAGATGATTTTGGACTTGTTTTACCAAGTAAAGTTGCTCCAATTCAAGTATCAATTATTGCAATTAATAATTCAGATGAAGTAATGAATGTATCAAATGATTTAAAAACAAAACTATCTTCAAATTATAGAGTACAGTTAGATAAAACAGATAAATCTTTTGGATTTAAAATTTCTGAAGCAGAAATTAAAGGTGTTCCAATAAGAATAGAAGTAGGTCCAAGAGATTTAAAAGATGGAGTTGTTACAATTTCAAGAAGAGACTTGAGAAATAAAGTTCAAGTTAAATTAGAAGAAGTGGAAAATTATATTGAAAAAGAAATAATTGAATATGATAAGAACTTATATAATAAAGCTTTAGAAAATAGAAAAAATAAGACTTTCAAAGCAAATACTTTAGAAGAATATAGAGCAATCATTGATAAAACACCAGGGTTTGTATTAGTCCCATTTTGTGGAGATATTGAATGTGAAAATGATATTAAGCAAAAAACTTCAACAAACTCTAGATGTATTCCAGAAAATGAAAAACAAGTTAAATCAAAATGTTTTAATTGTAATAAAGATTCTGAACTTATGGTTTATTTTGCAAGAGCCTATTAG
- a CDS encoding DUF402 domain-containing protein — protein MKSKTGDLVLVHAYKHSGKLYRSWEKVIVLEETEDYLVLINEEVLITEINGRKWKTNEPAIWFFFKESWYNIICMFKERGINYYCNLASPYIFEEGTVKYIDYDLDFKVFNDYSYKILDLKEFNRNRMTWNYSADIVDKVWQSVDEIKQMIKNRVKPFDHQYVNDIWKKYEELKNKD, from the coding sequence ATGAAATCAAAAACTGGAGATTTAGTTCTTGTTCATGCATATAAACATAGTGGAAAATTATATAGGTCTTGAGAAAAAGTAATAGTTTTAGAAGAAACAGAAGATTATTTAGTATTAATTAATGAAGAAGTTTTAATTACTGAAATTAATGGAAGAAAATGAAAAACAAATGAACCAGCTATATGATTTTTTTTTAAAGAGAGCTGATACAACATAATATGTATGTTTAAAGAACGAGGGATTAACTATTACTGTAATTTAGCTTCACCGTATATTTTTGAAGAAGGAACAGTTAAATATATTGATTATGATTTAGACTTTAAAGTATTCAATGATTATAGTTATAAAATATTAGATTTAAAAGAATTCAATAGAAATAGAATGACTTGAAACTATTCTGCTGATATTGTTGATAAAGTTTGACAAAGTGTTGATGAAATAAAACAAATGATTAAAAATAGAGTAAAACCCTTTGATCATCAATATGTCAATGATATATGGAAGAAATATGAAGAGTTAAAGAATAAAGACTAA
- the lepA gene encoding translation elongation factor 4, translating into MNKSKIRNFSIIAHIDHGKSTLADRILELTGSVEKRDMQAQLLDSMDIERERGITIKLNSVQLKYKAKDGEEYVFHLIDTPGHVDFTYEVSRSLAACEGALLVVDASQGIEAQTLANVYLALDNDLEIVPVINKVDLPAAEPDRVKEEIEKVIGIDCSNAPMISAKTGLNVEDVLEAIVNFIPSPLEADDSKPLKALIFDSYYDKYRGVMVSVRIMDGTVKVGETIKMMQSGATYEVTELGVKTPFEVKKSSLEAGEVGWIAASIKTVRDVQVGDTITTKDNQAKEALPGYKKLNPMVYCGIYPVDTAKYKDLKEALEKISLSDASLVYEPESSQSLGFGFRCGFLGLLHMDVIQERLEREYDLTLIATAPSVVYKVTQTNDEIIEIDNPAFLPDPQKIKFIQEPYVKVTIMTPDQYLGDLMSLCQDKRGNYIDIEYIDDSRRTLVYEMPLNEIVFDFFNKLKSMSKGYASFDYELVGYKTSKLVKMDILLNGDIVDALSTIVHKDFAQGRGRILTEKLKEIIPRQNFEVPIQAAIGGKIIARETIKAMRKNVLAKCYGGDISRKKKLLEKQKEGKKRMKAIGSVDVPQEAFIAVLKLDD; encoded by the coding sequence ATGAATAAATCAAAAATTAGAAATTTCAGTATAATCGCTCATATTGATCATGGTAAATCTACTTTAGCTGACAGAATTCTTGAATTAACTGGAAGTGTTGAAAAAAGAGATATGCAAGCTCAACTTTTAGACTCAATGGATATTGAAAGAGAACGTGGAATTACAATTAAACTAAACTCAGTTCAATTAAAATATAAAGCAAAAGATGGTGAAGAGTATGTCTTTCATTTAATTGATACTCCTGGTCATGTAGACTTTACTTATGAAGTATCAAGAAGTTTAGCAGCTTGTGAAGGAGCTCTTTTGGTTGTAGATGCAAGTCAAGGAATTGAAGCTCAAACATTAGCTAATGTTTATTTAGCATTAGACAATGATTTAGAAATTGTTCCTGTAATTAATAAAGTTGATTTACCAGCAGCTGAACCTGATAGGGTTAAAGAAGAAATAGAAAAAGTAATAGGAATAGATTGTTCAAATGCTCCAATGATTAGTGCAAAAACTGGTTTAAATGTTGAAGATGTATTAGAAGCAATTGTAAATTTCATACCTTCTCCATTAGAAGCTGATGATTCTAAACCTTTAAAAGCATTAATATTTGATTCATATTATGATAAATACAGAGGTGTTATGGTTTCTGTTAGAATCATGGATGGAACTGTAAAAGTTGGAGAAACCATAAAAATGATGCAATCAGGAGCAACCTATGAAGTTACTGAACTTGGTGTAAAAACCCCTTTTGAAGTTAAAAAAAGCAGTTTAGAAGCTGGAGAAGTTGGATGAATTGCAGCTTCAATTAAAACTGTCAGAGACGTTCAAGTTGGAGATACAATTACAACTAAGGATAATCAAGCTAAGGAAGCCTTACCAGGATATAAAAAATTAAATCCAATGGTTTATTGTGGAATTTATCCTGTAGATACTGCAAAGTATAAGGACTTAAAAGAAGCTTTAGAAAAAATATCTTTAAGTGATGCAAGTTTAGTTTATGAACCAGAAAGTTCCCAATCATTAGGTTTTGGATTTAGATGTGGATTTTTAGGTTTATTACATATGGATGTCATTCAAGAAAGACTTGAAAGAGAATATGATTTAACTTTAATAGCAACTGCACCATCAGTTGTTTATAAAGTAACACAAACAAATGACGAAATAATTGAAATTGATAACCCAGCATTTTTACCAGATCCTCAAAAAATTAAGTTTATTCAAGAGCCTTATGTAAAAGTTACAATCATGACTCCAGATCAATATTTGGGAGATTTAATGAGTTTGTGCCAAGATAAAAGAGGAAATTATATAGATATTGAATATATTGATGATTCAAGAAGAACTTTAGTTTATGAAATGCCTTTAAATGAAATTGTTTTTGATTTCTTTAACAAATTAAAATCTATGTCAAAAGGTTATGCGTCATTTGATTATGAATTAGTTGGTTATAAAACGTCGAAACTTGTAAAAATGGATATTTTATTAAATGGAGATATAGTTGATGCTTTATCAACTATTGTCCATAAAGATTTTGCTCAAGGGAGAGGTAGAATTTTAACAGAAAAGTTAAAAGAAATAATACCAAGGCAAAATTTTGAAGTACCAATTCAAGCAGCAATTGGGGGTAAAATAATTGCGCGTGAAACTATCAAAGCAATGAGAAAAAATGTTCTAGCAAAATGTTATGGGGGAGATATCTCTCGTAAGAAAAAATTACTTGAAAAACAAAAGGAAGGAAAGAAAAGAATGAAAGCTATTGGTTCAGTAGATGTTCCTCAAGAAGCATTCATTGCTGTTCTTAAATTAGATGATTAA
- a CDS encoding GNAT family N-acetyltransferase: MMKFLVDFSNVNLVFDQALEIRRKVFCEEQNYPLEEEIDEYDELSFHVVGFYNDKPVSCARIVKKDDEWYLGRIAVLKEFRGKGLGLELVNYLVDFTTNKLKAEEIYLNAQETAIALYEKVGFKIISKPFYEGKIKHFKMVR; this comes from the coding sequence ATGATGAAATTTTTAGTAGATTTTTCTAATGTAAACTTGGTCTTTGATCAAGCATTAGAAATTAGAAGAAAAGTTTTTTGTGAAGAACAAAATTATCCTTTGGAAGAAGAAATAGATGAATATGATGAATTGAGTTTTCATGTTGTAGGTTTTTATAATGATAAACCAGTTAGTTGTGCTAGAATTGTTAAAAAAGATGATGAGTGATATTTAGGAAGAATTGCAGTTTTAAAAGAATTTAGAGGCAAAGGATTAGGTTTAGAGTTAGTAAATTATTTAGTTGATTTCACAACAAATAAATTAAAAGCAGAAGAAATTTATTTAAATGCTCAAGAAACAGCAATTGCATTATATGAAAAAGTGGGATTTAAAATTATCTCAAAACCGTTTTATGAAGGCAAAATTAAACACTTTAAAATGGTGAGATAA
- a CDS encoding M48 family metallopeptidase: MKMKKTLSYKGQKIDYYLTLRDQKFIRLKLEDTNIYVSAPYQVYDWEIEQLIYKNIQKIQKIIDYREKNQFYFIADEGFIKIDDKKIVAKFLEKIDNKDKMSFKIYEDKEETVKRMYKKLAISQLNYFEEVVNKYKQIMNLDFKNLTIKTMKGKWGVCYPEKSKIVLNTRLIHFPKIALEYVVIHELSHLVHKNHSKDFWRYVEKYMPNYKNISEILKVNVL; encoded by the coding sequence ATGAAAATGAAAAAGACATTAAGCTATAAAGGACAAAAAATTGATTATTATTTAACTTTAAGAGATCAAAAGTTTATTAGATTAAAATTGGAAGATACAAATATTTATGTCTCTGCACCATATCAAGTTTATGATTGAGAAATTGAACAATTAATATATAAAAATATACAAAAGATTCAAAAAATAATTGATTATAGAGAAAAAAATCAATTTTATTTCATAGCTGATGAAGGATTTATTAAAATTGATGATAAAAAAATAGTAGCTAAATTTCTTGAAAAAATTGACAATAAGGATAAAATGAGTTTTAAAATATATGAAGATAAAGAAGAAACAGTTAAAAGAATGTATAAAAAATTGGCTATTTCGCAGTTAAATTATTTTGAAGAAGTAGTTAATAAGTATAAGCAAATAATGAATCTAGATTTTAAAAATTTAACAATTAAGACTATGAAGGGAAAATGAGGAGTTTGTTATCCTGAAAAATCTAAAATTGTTTTAAATACTAGATTAATACATTTTCCTAAAATAGCTTTAGAATATGTTGTTATTCATGAATTAAGTCATTTAGTTCATAAAAATCACTCTAAGGATTTTTGAAGGTATGTAGAAAAATATATGCCTAATTATAAAAACATAAGTGAAATATTAAAAGTCAATGTTTTATAA
- a CDS encoding DnaJ domain-containing protein — protein MGWKREFKKIKKESEKKSNIFDYSSGVSSNIIWKRSMNPVDHWTIENLLANISDFNENIKNILSIQELPKGLETYSAEIEVISINEIFYFYPMASYFKETYNTISNKLGNYEAAIILASLNKFSYYITEKFWKVFNYTFANKDINERPLLRVFEVMQRTSVEAVNGIIEKSLMLIDNKNIDSYKNHLLIEEIIDLGEDFTYHWSRMLEQVVDLTVETFVFQKQYGQANSYSHSSTYSNFFEQVDEDDFEDFFEKTKTIVFNDEVNDAFSYFGISKMAQPSEFKKIYRKKAKEFHPDLNSDPNATLEMKKINVFKEIIEQYYNKYDIS, from the coding sequence ATGGGATGAAAACGGGAATTTAAGAAAATTAAAAAAGAGAGCGAAAAAAAATCTAATATTTTTGATTACTCTAGTGGTGTTTCAAGCAATATCATTTGAAAAAGGAGTATGAACCCTGTTGATCATTGAACAATAGAAAATTTATTAGCTAATATTTCTGACTTTAATGAAAATATAAAAAATATTTTAAGTATTCAAGAATTACCAAAGGGATTGGAAACTTATTCTGCAGAAATTGAAGTAATATCAATTAATGAAATTTTTTATTTCTATCCAATGGCAAGTTATTTTAAAGAAACTTATAATACAATTTCAAATAAATTAGGAAATTATGAAGCAGCTATTATTCTTGCAAGTTTAAATAAATTTTCATATTATATAACTGAAAAATTCTGAAAAGTATTTAATTATACTTTTGCAAATAAAGATATAAATGAAAGACCTCTTTTAAGAGTTTTTGAAGTTATGCAAAGAACTTCAGTTGAAGCAGTTAATGGTATTATTGAAAAATCACTTATGTTAATTGATAATAAAAATATTGACTCATACAAGAATCATTTATTAATTGAAGAAATTATTGATTTAGGAGAGGATTTTACTTATCACTGATCAAGAATGTTAGAACAAGTTGTAGATTTGACAGTTGAAACATTTGTCTTTCAAAAGCAATATGGTCAAGCAAATTCTTATTCTCACTCTTCTACTTATTCTAATTTTTTTGAGCAAGTTGATGAAGATGATTTTGAAGACTTCTTTGAAAAAACCAAAACAATAGTATTTAATGATGAAGTTAATGATGCATTTAGTTACTTTGGAATTTCTAAAATGGCACAACCAAGTGAATTTAAGAAAATCTATAGAAAAAAAGCAAAAGAATTTCATCCAGATTTAAACTCTGATCCAAATGCAACTCTTGAAATGAAAAAAATTAATGTTTTTAAAGAAATAATTGAACAATATTATAATAAATATGACATATCTTAA
- a CDS encoding BspA family leucine-rich repeat surface protein: MFGLLSLLSTSILGVTSVFVADGQISKNNVELSSNNSTLINENDVFPIVNEITVYIDSKGSMHKTDAKDFLLIDAQEILKMGVWEDGTTIINCNAKEMPKVLPKEITSLKKLFWYNENEKIEGIQYWDTSNVTNMEYIFMDAIDFNQDIGSWDTSNVTNMSGMFLYAYNFNQDIGSWNTSKVTNMSNLFNNAFVFNQDIGSWDTSKVTDMDSIFANATNFNQNITLWDTSNVTNMSGMFYQAYSFNQNIGNWDTSSVVDMSLMFTRALSFNQDISNWNVDKVETWDSFAVGSSLRSEFIPKKFR; the protein is encoded by the coding sequence ATGTTTGGATTATTAAGTTTATTATCAACTAGTATATTGGGAGTAACTAGCGTTTTTGTAGCAGATGGACAAATATCAAAAAATAATGTAGAGTTATCATCTAATAACTCTACATTAATAAATGAAAACGATGTTTTTCCAATAGTAAATGAAATAACTGTATATATTGATAGCAAAGGTTCTATGCATAAAACAGATGCCAAAGATTTTTTACTTATAGATGCTCAAGAAATATTAAAAATGGGAGTTTGAGAAGATGGTACAACAATTATAAATTGTAATGCAAAAGAAATGCCTAAAGTATTGCCAAAAGAAATTACATCTTTAAAAAAACTATTTTGATATAACGAAAATGAAAAAATTGAAGGAATACAATATTGAGATACTTCAAATGTAACAAACATGGAGTATATTTTTATGGATGCTATCGATTTTAATCAAGATATTGGGTCATGAGATACTTCAAATGTAACAAACATGAGTGGAATGTTTTTATACGCTTATAATTTTAATCAAGATATTGGGTCTTGAAATACGTCAAAAGTAACTAATATGTCAAACTTGTTTAACAATGCTTTTGTTTTTAATCAAGATATTGGGTCATGAGATACATCAAAGGTAACTGATATGGACAGTATTTTTGCTAATGCAACTAATTTTAATCAAAATATAACTTTATGAGATACTTCAAATGTAACAAACATGAGTGGTATGTTCTATCAAGCTTATAGCTTTAATCAAAATATTGGTAATTGAGATACATCAAGTGTAGTTGATATGAGCTTAATGTTTACTAGAGCTCTTAGTTTTAATCAAGATATTTCAAATTGAAATGTGGATAAAGTTGAAACATGAGATAGTTTTGCAGTAGGATCAAGTCTAAGAAGTGAGTTTATACCTAAAAAATTTAGATAA
- a CDS encoding flavin reductase has product MYQKLNTKTLYWGFPIVVISSLNDKNKTDITPISSIYNVNDSIMIGLNISSKAYENIKLNKKAIINIVPDSMWSNIEKIAKYTAKKTNDQKTKNYIEDKTKEGNFNLLNSEHEIQFLEGTLLYIVVEYIDELVVNGIANICFNVKEIYVDAELLDENNYILDDKFNILLYQFRKYKKINKESMGKSFRYVKSN; this is encoded by the coding sequence ATGTATCAAAAATTAAATACTAAAACTTTGTATTGGGGATTTCCAATTGTTGTAATATCAAGTTTAAATGACAAAAATAAAACAGACATTACACCAATTAGTTCAATTTATAATGTAAATGATTCAATTATGATAGGATTAAATATTAGTTCAAAAGCCTATGAAAATATAAAATTAAATAAAAAAGCTATTATTAATATTGTTCCTGATTCTATGTGAAGTAATATTGAAAAAATTGCAAAATATACTGCAAAAAAAACAAATGATCAAAAAACTAAAAACTATATTGAAGATAAAACAAAAGAGGGAAATTTTAATTTATTAAATTCAGAACATGAAATTCAGTTTTTAGAAGGAACTTTGTTATATATAGTAGTTGAATATATTGATGAGTTAGTTGTTAATGGAATAGCAAATATCTGTTTTAATGTAAAAGAAATCTATGTGGATGCAGAACTTCTTGATGAAAATAATTATATTTTAGATGATAAATTCAACATACTTTTATATCAATTTAGAAAATATAAAAAAATAAACAAAGAATCTATGGGCAAATCTTTCAGGTATGTTAAATCAAATTAG
- a CDS encoding ATP-binding cassette domain-containing protein, whose translation MIEIKNIVKKYKKNEVLRGIDLTISDNEAIAILGSNGCGKTSLAEIIAKFIKPTSGEVTYFDQNKKNANKKVGMQFQDGSWPIGTRVYDLIKFFKNKEYFETEEFKELSEVFSLQEIIKKDMCSLSGGQRQRTNCFLSIINKPDILILDELITGLDLEMQIKLVNFFKKYKEENKIILLIVSHIPEEVESLCERIIILKDGLVYEDEKLKEVQKKYGSLRERMIHYYEVEK comes from the coding sequence ATGATAGAAATTAAAAATATAGTTAAGAAATACAAGAAAAATGAAGTTTTAAGAGGTATTGATTTAACCATTTCTGATAATGAGGCAATAGCTATTTTAGGATCAAATGGATGTGGAAAGACTAGCTTAGCAGAAATAATAGCTAAATTTATTAAACCAACATCAGGAGAAGTAACTTATTTTGATCAAAATAAAAAAAATGCTAATAAAAAAGTGGGTATGCAATTTCAAGATGGTTCATGACCAATTGGAACAAGAGTATATGATTTAATTAAATTCTTTAAAAATAAAGAATATTTTGAAACAGAAGAATTTAAGGAATTATCTGAAGTATTTAGTCTTCAAGAAATAATAAAAAAAGATATGTGTTCTTTATCAGGAGGACAAAGACAAAGAACTAATTGCTTTTTGTCAATAATCAATAAGCCAGATATTTTAATATTGGATGAACTTATTACAGGTTTAGATTTAGAGATGCAAATAAAGCTAGTAAACTTTTTTAAAAAATATAAAGAAGAGAATAAAATTATTTTATTAATTGTTTCTCACATTCCTGAGGAAGTTGAATCTTTGTGTGAAAGAATTATAATTCTCAAAGATGGATTAGTTTATGAAGATGAAAAACTTAAAGAAGTACAAAAAAAGTATGGAAGTTTAAGAGAAAGAATGATACATTACTATGAAGTTGAGAAATAA